The following coding sequences lie in one Musa acuminata AAA Group cultivar baxijiao chromosome BXJ3-1, Cavendish_Baxijiao_AAA, whole genome shotgun sequence genomic window:
- the LOC135586457 gene encoding delta(8)-fatty-acid desaturase 2-like — MGEDDEKQSEKRYISSEELRLHNKPSDLWISIQGKVYDATHWVKDHPGGELPLFNLAGQDVTDAFVAYHPGTAWSLLDRLPLVGYLSDYRVSDVSKDYRRLITDISKKGLFDKKGHITFIVLCHMCLMFAAVVYGVVCSPSVWVHLGCAVVLGFLWMQSGFLGHDSGHYRILSGPLVNRIMQVVTGNCLAGISIEWWKRNHNAHHIACNSLEFDPDVQHIPVLAVSSELFRGLTSYFYERKMSFDGVARLLVSYQHWTFYPVMCVARLNLFAQSVLLLLSNKRVQGRSLELVGLGVFWVWFPLLVSYLPSWGERVMFVVASFAVTGIQHVQFCLNHFSSSVYVGPPRGNDWFEKQTMGTLDITCEPWMDWFHGGLQFQVEHHLFPRLPRCQLRRIAPLVRELCKKHGLPYDNFSFWEANVRTIRTLRTAALQARDLANPVPKNLVWEAVNTHG, encoded by the coding sequence ATGGGTGAAGATGATGAGAAGCAGTCAGAGAAGAGGTACATTTCCTCGGAGGAGCTCCGGTTGCACAACAAGCCTTCGGACCTGTGGATCTCGATCCAAGGCAAGGTCTACGACGCTACCCACTGGGTGAAGGACCACCCGGGCGGCGAGCTCCCTCTGTTCAACCTCGCCGGTCAAGACGTCACCGATGCCTTCGTCGCTTACCACCCGGGCACCGCTTGGTCCCTCCTCGATCGCCTTCCCCTGGTCGGCTACCTCTCCGACTACCGAGTCTCCgacgtgtccaaggactaccgaCGCCTGATCACCGATATCTCCAAGAAGGGCCTCTTCGACAAGAAGGGTCACATAACCTTCATCGTCCTTTGCCATATGTGCCTCATGTTCGCCGCCGTCGTGTACGGCGTCGTCTGCTCTCCCAGCGTGTGGGTCCATCTCGGCTGCGCGGTCGTGCTGGGGTTCCTGTGGATGCAGTCGGGGTTCCTCGGACACGACTCCGGCCACTACCGTATCTTGAGCGGCCCTCTGGTGAATCGCATCATGCAAGTGGTCACCGGGAACTGCCTCGCCGGAATAAGCATCGAATGGTGGAAGCGGAACCACAACGCTCACCACATCGCGTGCAACAGCCTCGAGTTCGACCCCGACGTTCAGCACATCCCCGTCCTCGCCGTCTCCTCCGAGTTATTCCGCGGCCTCACCTCCTACTTCTACGAGCGGAAGATGAGCTTCGACGGGGTGGCGAGGTTGCTGGTGAGCTACCAGCACTGGACGTTCTACCCGGTGATGTGCGTGGCGAGGTTGAACCTCTTCGCGCAGTCGGTGCTGTTGCTGCTGTCGAACAAGAGGGTGCAGGGGAGGAGCCTGGAGTTGGTGGGGTTGGGGGTGTTCTGGGTCTGGTTCCCGCTGCTCGTCTCCTACCTGCCGAGCTGGGGCGAGAGGGTGATGTTCGTGGTGGCCAGCTTCGCGGTGACCGGGATCCAGCACGTGCAGTTCTGCTTGAACCACTTCTCCTCCAGCGTCTACGTCGGGCCGCCGCGGGGGAACGACTGGTTCGAGAAGCAGACGATGGGGACGCTGGACATCACCTGCGAGCCCTGGATGGATTGGTTCCACGGGGGGCTGCAGTTCCAGGTGGAGCACCACCTGTTCCCGCGGCTGCCGCGGTGCCAGCTACGGCGGATTGCGCCCCTGGTGCGGGAGCTCTGCAAGAAGCACGGCCTTCCGTACGACAACTTCTCCTTCTGGGAGGCCAACGTGAGGACCATCAGGACGCTGAGGACGGCGGCTTTGCAGGCGAGGGACTTGGCCAATCCGGTCCCCAAGAACTTGGTGTGGGAGGCGGTGAACACCCACGGATGA